In Pseudomonas fluorescens, one genomic interval encodes:
- a CDS encoding LysE family translocator has protein sequence MYWTEFLTVALIHLLAVASPGPDFAVVVRESVTHGRRAGTWTALGVGTAIFLHVGYSLLGIGLIVSQSIVLFNALKWAAAAYLLYIGFKALRAQPAKTVTDDLHKEAGVRTARGAFTSGFVTNGLNPKATLFFLSLFTVVINPHTPLAVQAGYGVYLAVATAFWFCLVAMLFSQQRVRAGFARMGHWFDRTMGAVLIALGVKIAFTEMH, from the coding sequence ATGTACTGGACCGAGTTCTTGACCGTTGCACTGATCCATCTGTTGGCCGTGGCCAGCCCCGGCCCGGACTTTGCCGTGGTGGTGCGCGAGAGCGTGACCCATGGTCGTCGCGCCGGCACCTGGACCGCGCTGGGTGTGGGCACGGCGATTTTCCTGCATGTGGGTTATTCGCTGCTCGGCATCGGCCTGATCGTTTCGCAGTCGATCGTGCTGTTCAACGCCTTGAAATGGGCCGCCGCCGCGTACCTGCTGTACATCGGCTTCAAGGCCTTGCGCGCGCAGCCGGCGAAAACCGTTACCGATGATCTGCACAAGGAAGCCGGCGTGCGCACCGCGCGCGGCGCGTTCACCTCGGGCTTCGTGACCAATGGTCTGAATCCGAAAGCCACGCTGTTCTTCCTGTCGCTGTTTACCGTGGTGATCAACCCGCACACGCCACTGGCGGTGCAGGCGGGTTACGGGGTTTACCTGGCCGTTGCGACCGCTTTCTGGTTCTGCCTGGTGGCGATGCTGTTCAGTCAGCAACGTGTACGTGCCGGTTTTGCCCGCATGGGCCATTGGTTCGACCGCACCATGGGCGCGGTGCTGATCGCTCTCGGCGTGAAAATCGCGTTTACCGAGATGCACTAA
- a CDS encoding MFS transporter — protein sequence MNQSRNVIRYVNAAHVIDHMFMLIFPAAVLGMTQAFGLDYASLIGLSLGGFIAFGACSLPAGWLGDHWSRRQMMLVFFFGIGASAIFTGLSTSPTMLVIGLTLIGIFAAIYHPVGTAMLVAYAQNRGREIGINGMWGNLGVAFSALITGLLVAQFGWRSAFVLPGVVAIMLGIGFALQVREEPIPQRPHTALKGAAGQRISMLMVFGVLALATATGGVVFNATTMTYPKLFQERLHDLFASPQTLGVVVSLAYAFGAVAQLSIGQVLHRVSLKWPFIVLTLFQAPLLYAMAYVDGWAVIVLGAAFMFVVFGQVTVNDSMVANFVAPQWQSRVFALRYCLSFGASATAIPLIAYIEPRHGFVGLYLILAGFGALTFLAALVFPRTPSEAAVGQTA from the coding sequence ATGAATCAATCTCGAAACGTCATTCGCTACGTCAACGCCGCCCATGTGATCGATCACATGTTCATGCTGATTTTCCCCGCCGCCGTGCTCGGCATGACCCAGGCCTTCGGCCTCGACTACGCCTCGCTGATCGGCCTTTCGCTGGGTGGGTTCATTGCCTTTGGCGCCTGTTCGTTACCGGCCGGCTGGCTGGGCGATCACTGGAGTCGGCGGCAGATGATGCTGGTGTTTTTCTTCGGCATCGGCGCCTCGGCGATCTTCACCGGGCTGAGCACCAGCCCGACGATGCTGGTGATCGGGTTGACCCTGATCGGCATTTTCGCCGCGATCTACCACCCGGTGGGCACCGCGATGCTGGTGGCCTACGCGCAGAATCGCGGGCGGGAGATCGGCATCAATGGCATGTGGGGCAACCTCGGCGTAGCGTTCTCGGCGCTGATCACCGGGTTGCTGGTGGCGCAGTTCGGCTGGCGGTCGGCCTTTGTGTTACCGGGGGTGGTGGCGATCATGCTGGGAATCGGCTTTGCCTTGCAGGTGCGTGAAGAGCCGATCCCGCAGCGTCCACACACCGCACTGAAGGGCGCTGCCGGGCAGCGGATTTCGATGCTCATGGTATTCGGCGTGCTGGCGCTGGCGACGGCCACCGGTGGCGTGGTGTTCAACGCCACCACCATGACCTATCCGAAGCTGTTTCAGGAACGTCTGCATGACCTGTTCGCCTCGCCGCAAACCCTCGGCGTGGTGGTCAGCCTCGCGTATGCCTTTGGTGCAGTCGCGCAGTTGAGCATTGGCCAGGTGCTGCACCGAGTCAGCCTGAAATGGCCGTTTATTGTGTTGACGCTGTTTCAGGCGCCGCTGTTGTACGCCATGGCGTATGTCGATGGCTGGGCAGTGATCGTGCTCGGTGCGGCGTTCATGTTCGTGGTGTTCGGTCAGGTGACGGTGAACGACTCGATGGTCGCCAATTTCGTCGCGCCGCAGTGGCAATCGCGGGTCTTCGCCCTGCGTTACTGCCTGTCGTTCGGCGCCAGTGCGACAGCGATTCCGCTGATTGCCTACATCGAGCCGCGCCATGGTTTTGTCGGGCTTTACTTGATTCTGGCGGGTTTCGGCGCATTGACCTTCCTTGCTGCGCTGGTTTTCCCACGGACGCCTTCAGAAGCGGCTGTAGGGCAAACGGCCTGA
- a CDS encoding AraC family transcriptional regulator — MLISHFEHGPVSAYPRDYLDGAHQPLHLHREAQLLYAVRGIMRVVTDLGAWVIPPSRAVWIPPQVAHEIFMSGDVQMRSLFIAPELSPASLQQCCVLAVTPLLRELILRAVQGPPHADNPLIQQLMLEELASLENLPLHIPMPTDRRLQNICLALLHTPDHPNTLEDWAQQVGASSRTLARLFQRQLKMSFNAWRQQLRLMEALPRLLAGDSVQSVARDLGYGSARAFSAMFRRLLGDNPREYLNNLSKLSQLV, encoded by the coding sequence ATGTTGATCAGCCACTTCGAACACGGTCCGGTGAGCGCCTATCCCCGGGATTATCTGGACGGCGCGCACCAGCCGCTGCATCTGCACCGCGAGGCGCAGTTGCTGTACGCCGTCCGAGGGATCATGCGGGTGGTCACCGACCTCGGTGCCTGGGTGATTCCGCCAAGCCGCGCAGTGTGGATTCCGCCGCAAGTCGCGCACGAGATTTTCATGTCCGGCGATGTGCAGATGCGCTCGCTGTTCATTGCCCCCGAGCTGTCACCGGCCAGCCTGCAACAGTGCTGCGTGCTGGCGGTGACGCCGCTGCTGCGCGAGTTGATCCTGCGCGCCGTACAGGGCCCGCCGCACGCGGACAATCCGCTGATCCAGCAGTTGATGCTGGAAGAGCTCGCCAGCCTGGAAAACCTGCCGCTGCACATTCCGATGCCCACCGACCGACGCCTGCAGAACATCTGTCTGGCGTTGCTGCACACACCGGATCACCCCAACACCCTGGAAGACTGGGCGCAGCAGGTCGGCGCCAGCTCACGCACTCTGGCGCGGCTGTTCCAGCGACAACTGAAGATGAGTTTCAACGCCTGGCGCCAGCAACTGCGCCTGATGGAAGCGCTGCCGCGCCTGCTCGCCGGGGACAGCGTGCAGAGCGTGGCGCGGGATCTGGGGTACGGCAGCGCGCGGGCGTTCAGCGCGATGTTTCGCCGGTTGCTCGGGGACAATCCCCGGGAGTACCTGAATAATCTGAGCAAACTCAGCCAACTCGTGTAG
- a CDS encoding methyl-accepting chemotaxis protein: protein MTATAQDVARNATQAAQAASHADQAAGQGMQIVRDTSNSIGVLAVEIGKAVEVVQTLAKDSENINAILIAIRGIAEQTNLLALNAAIEAARAGEQGRGFAVVADEVRNLAQKTQKATEEIQSMIQQLQQGTRDVVRVMEDSQNRTDESVQHAAKAAEALETITQAVSVINDMNTQIASAAEEQSAVADDINRNVINIGQVANEVAGGADESSSASAGLTKLAEQQRRLINQFKV, encoded by the coding sequence ATGACCGCCACCGCGCAAGACGTGGCACGCAACGCCACTCAGGCCGCGCAAGCCGCCAGCCATGCGGATCAGGCCGCTGGCCAGGGCATGCAGATTGTCCGTGATACCTCGAACTCGATTGGTGTACTGGCGGTGGAGATCGGCAAGGCCGTTGAGGTGGTGCAGACGCTGGCCAAGGACAGCGAAAACATCAACGCGATCCTCATCGCGATTCGCGGGATCGCCGAGCAGACCAACCTGCTGGCGCTGAACGCAGCAATCGAAGCGGCGCGGGCCGGCGAACAAGGGCGCGGCTTTGCGGTGGTGGCGGACGAGGTGCGCAATCTGGCGCAGAAGACCCAGAAGGCCACCGAAGAAATCCAGAGCATGATTCAGCAACTGCAACAGGGCACCCGCGATGTGGTGCGGGTCATGGAAGACAGCCAGAACCGCACCGACGAAAGCGTGCAGCACGCGGCGAAAGCGGCCGAGGCGCTGGAGACGATTACTCAGGCGGTGTCGGTGATCAATGACATGAACACGCAGATTGCCAGTGCGGCGGAAGAACAGAGCGCAGTGGCCGATGACATCAACCGTAACGTGATCAATATCGGTCAGGTGGCGAATGAAGTGGCGGGCGGTGCGGATGAGTCGAGTTCGGCCAGTGCCGGCCTGACTAAATTGGCGGAGCAGCAGCGGCGGTTGATCAATCAGTTCAAGGTCTGA
- a CDS encoding fatty acid--CoA ligase — protein sequence MLQTRVIPPADGAYQYPLLIKRLLMSGARYEKTREIIYRDQLRYSYPTLIERVARLANVLTAAGVKAGDTVAVMDWDSHRYLECMFAIPMIGAVIHTINVRLSPEQILYTMNHAEDRFVLVNSEFVGLYQAIAPHLTTVEKTLLLTDLPEKTAELPNLVGEYEQLLAAASAQYDFQDFDENSVATTFYTTGTTGNPKGVYFTHRQLVLHTMGVSTIMGAIDSVRLLGTNDVYMPITPMFHVHAWGLPYVATMLGLKQVYPGRYDPEFLVELWRKEKVTFSHCVPTILQMLLNAKGAQGTDFGGWKIVIGGSALNRTLYETAKARGIQLTAAYGMSETGPLVSCAHLNDELMAGTEDERTTYRIKAGVPGPLVEAAIVDAEGNFLPADGETQGELVLRAPWLTEGYFNEPQKGAELWAGGWLHTGDVATLDSMGVIDIRDRIKDVIKTGGEWISSLDLEDLISRHVAVREVAVVGIADPQWGERPFALLVIREGHEIGARELKEHLKPFVELGHLSKWAIPSQIALVTEIPKTSVGKLDKKRIRLDITEWQANNSTFLSTL from the coding sequence ATGTTGCAGACTCGCGTCATTCCCCCGGCCGATGGGGCCTACCAGTATCCATTGCTGATCAAACGGCTGCTGATGTCCGGCGCCCGTTACGAGAAAACCCGCGAGATCATCTACCGAGACCAGTTGCGCTACAGCTATCCGACCCTGATCGAGCGCGTAGCGCGGCTGGCCAACGTGCTCACGGCGGCGGGGGTGAAGGCGGGTGACACCGTGGCGGTGATGGACTGGGACAGCCATCGCTACCTCGAATGCATGTTTGCCATTCCAATGATCGGCGCGGTGATCCACACCATCAACGTGCGTCTGTCGCCGGAACAGATCCTCTACACCATGAACCACGCCGAGGACCGCTTCGTGCTGGTCAACAGCGAGTTCGTCGGGTTGTACCAGGCCATCGCGCCGCACCTGACCACCGTCGAGAAAACCCTGCTGCTGACCGATCTGCCGGAAAAGACCGCCGAGCTGCCGAACCTGGTCGGCGAGTACGAACAACTGCTGGCCGCCGCGAGTGCGCAGTACGACTTCCAGGATTTCGACGAAAATTCGGTGGCCACCACCTTCTACACCACCGGCACCACCGGCAACCCGAAAGGCGTGTACTTCACCCATCGGCAACTGGTGCTGCACACCATGGGCGTGTCGACGATCATGGGCGCGATCGACAGCGTGCGCCTGCTCGGCACCAACGACGTGTACATGCCGATCACCCCAATGTTCCATGTGCATGCCTGGGGTTTGCCGTACGTGGCGACGATGCTCGGGCTCAAGCAGGTTTATCCGGGGCGTTACGACCCGGAATTCCTCGTCGAGTTGTGGCGCAAGGAGAAGGTCACGTTCTCCCACTGCGTGCCGACCATCCTGCAAATGCTGCTCAACGCCAAAGGCGCGCAGGGCACCGATTTCGGCGGCTGGAAGATCGTCATCGGTGGCAGTGCGCTGAACCGTACGCTGTATGAAACCGCCAAGGCCCGGGGCATTCAGCTGACGGCGGCGTACGGCATGTCGGAGACCGGGCCACTGGTTTCCTGTGCGCATTTGAACGACGAGTTGATGGCCGGCACCGAAGACGAACGCACCACTTACCGGATCAAGGCCGGTGTGCCGGGGCCGTTGGTGGAAGCGGCGATCGTCGACGCCGAGGGCAACTTCCTCCCCGCCGACGGCGAAACCCAGGGCGAACTGGTGCTGCGCGCGCCGTGGCTCACCGAAGGCTATTTCAACGAACCGCAGAAGGGCGCCGAGCTCTGGGCCGGCGGCTGGCTGCACACTGGCGATGTGGCAACGCTTGACAGCATGGGCGTGATCGACATCCGCGACCGCATCAAGGATGTGATCAAGACTGGCGGCGAATGGATTTCCTCGCTGGACCTCGAAGACCTGATCAGCCGTCATGTGGCGGTACGCGAAGTAGCAGTGGTGGGCATCGCCGATCCGCAGTGGGGCGAGCGGCCGTTTGCACTGCTGGTGATCCGCGAAGGGCACGAGATCGGTGCGCGCGAGCTCAAGGAACACCTCAAGCCGTTCGTGGAATTGGGGCACCTGAGCAAGTGGGCGATTCCAAGTCAGATTGCCCTTGTTACGGAAATTCCCAAGACCAGTGTCGGCAAGCTCGACAAGAAGCGCATCCGCCTCGACATCACCGAATGGCAGGCCAACAACAGCACCTTCCTTTCGACACTTTGA
- a CDS encoding class I SAM-dependent methyltransferase has product MDPRSEVLLRQAELFQGSLLLAGLPADDLLGRLPNAFGWCWHAGDQAALDARFEGRSHFGVNVPEREFDSAVVFLPKSKDLTDYILNAVAARLPGREVFLVGEKRSGIEGASKQLNPFGKPRKLDSARHCQLWQVTVANAPEAKSLESLAQTYELPLAEGPLKVISLPGVFSHGRLDRGSALLLEHLDKLPSGHLLDFGCGAGVLGAAVKRRYPHNQVTLLDVDAFAAASSRLTLAANGLDAEVLTGDGIDAAPMGLNAILSNPPFHVGVHTDYFATENLLRKAAKHLKNGGELRLVANSFLKYQPLIEEHLGVCAIKAEGNGFRIYRAKRG; this is encoded by the coding sequence ATGGATCCGCGCAGTGAAGTACTGCTTCGTCAGGCCGAGTTATTCCAGGGTTCGCTGTTGTTGGCCGGTTTGCCTGCCGACGATTTGCTCGGGCGCCTGCCCAATGCGTTCGGCTGGTGCTGGCATGCCGGCGATCAAGCGGCACTCGATGCGCGCTTCGAAGGTCGCAGCCATTTCGGTGTGAATGTGCCGGAACGCGAATTCGACAGCGCCGTGGTGTTTTTGCCCAAGTCCAAGGATCTGACCGATTACATCCTCAATGCCGTGGCCGCACGTCTGCCCGGGCGCGAGGTGTTTCTGGTCGGGGAAAAACGCAGCGGTATCGAGGGTGCGTCCAAGCAACTCAACCCGTTCGGCAAGCCGCGCAAACTCGACAGCGCCCGTCACTGCCAACTGTGGCAGGTCACCGTGGCCAACGCGCCTGAAGCAAAATCGCTGGAAAGCCTGGCGCAGACTTATGAGCTGCCGCTGGCCGAAGGCCCGCTTAAAGTCATCAGCCTGCCGGGCGTGTTCAGCCATGGTCGACTGGACCGCGGCAGCGCCCTGCTGCTTGAGCATCTGGACAAACTGCCGAGCGGTCATCTGCTGGATTTCGGTTGTGGCGCCGGGGTTTTGGGCGCGGCGGTCAAACGGCGTTATCCGCACAATCAGGTGACTTTGCTCGACGTCGATGCCTTCGCCGCCGCCAGCAGTCGCCTGACGTTGGCGGCCAACGGTCTGGACGCCGAAGTGCTGACCGGCGACGGTATCGACGCTGCACCGATGGGTTTGAACGCGATTCTGAGCAACCCGCCGTTCCATGTCGGCGTGCACACCGATTATTTCGCTACCGAAAACTTGCTGCGAAAAGCGGCCAAACATCTGAAAAACGGCGGCGAACTGCGCTTGGTTGCGAACAGCTTCCTGAAGTATCAGCCGCTGATCGAAGAGCATCTGGGCGTGTGTGCAATCAAGGCCGAAGGCAATGGTTTCCGGATTTACCGGGCCAAGCGCGGCTGA
- a CDS encoding TMEM165/GDT1 family protein has protein sequence MLDSLLVPTAIVALAEIGDKTQLLALILAARFRKPWPIIAGIVAATLANHAAAGAVGAWFGSFFSDSVLHWILAASFTATALWTLVPDKMDDDEASTARKFGPFLTTLIAFFLAEIGDKTQIATVMLAAQYPELWLVIIGTTAGMLIANVPVVLAGNFAAEKLPLTLIRRLAASAFLILAIVAVYKAMQSSGWI, from the coding sequence ATGCTGGACTCGTTACTCGTTCCCACCGCAATCGTTGCCTTGGCCGAAATCGGCGACAAGACGCAACTGCTCGCGCTGATTCTCGCCGCTCGCTTTCGCAAACCCTGGCCGATCATTGCCGGTATTGTCGCTGCGACCCTGGCCAACCACGCAGCAGCCGGTGCGGTAGGCGCCTGGTTCGGCAGCTTCTTCTCAGACTCGGTCCTGCACTGGATTCTCGCCGCAAGCTTTACCGCCACTGCGCTGTGGACGTTGGTCCCGGACAAGATGGACGACGATGAAGCCAGCACCGCACGCAAGTTCGGCCCCTTCCTGACCACGCTGATCGCGTTCTTCCTTGCGGAAATCGGTGACAAGACGCAGATCGCCACCGTGATGCTGGCGGCGCAATATCCGGAGCTGTGGCTGGTGATCATCGGCACCACGGCGGGCATGCTGATTGCCAACGTGCCGGTGGTATTGGCGGGTAATTTTGCTGCGGAGAAACTGCCACTGACCTTGATCCGTCGCCTGGCGGCTTCGGCGTTCCTGATTCTGGCGATCGTGGCGGTGTACAAGGCGATGCAGAGCAGTGGCTGGATTTAA
- a CDS encoding SOS response-associated peptidase, with translation MCGRYALFRWNRDFAALPGFPADQQAQWNISPNDSVLMLRAEADGQRTLARARWGLTPPWLTDLSKTPAHARAETVAEQPMFREALRLRRCLLPANGFYEWRGNLRKRPYWLTPGEGSSLFFAAIWEAYPVQEQVWLSTAAITQPAASQRRPLILDEAGQAAWLDPATPLHVLQGLLASEPAALRERVLANLVNDPKLNGPECLTPG, from the coding sequence CTGGAACCGCGATTTCGCGGCCCTGCCCGGATTTCCCGCCGATCAGCAGGCGCAGTGGAACATTTCCCCCAATGATTCGGTGTTGATGCTGCGCGCCGAGGCTGACGGCCAGCGCACGCTGGCCCGCGCCCGTTGGGGCCTGACACCGCCGTGGCTGACCGATCTGTCGAAAACACCGGCGCATGCCCGGGCGGAAACGGTGGCCGAGCAACCGATGTTCCGCGAGGCGCTGCGCCTGCGCCGCTGCCTGCTGCCGGCCAACGGTTTCTACGAATGGCGCGGCAACCTGCGCAAGCGCCCGTACTGGCTGACGCCGGGGGAGGGCTCGTCGCTGTTTTTCGCGGCGATCTGGGAGGCGTATCCGGTGCAGGAGCAGGTGTGGCTGAGCACCGCCGCCATCACGCAGCCGGCGGCCAGTCAGCGCCGACCGTTGATTCTCGATGAGGCGGGGCAGGCGGCCTGGCTCGATCCCGCGACGCCGTTGCATGTGCTGCAGGGCTTGCTCGCCAGTGAGCCCGCAGCATTGCGCGAGCGGGTGCTGGCGAATCTGGTGAATGATCCGAAGCTCAATGGGCCGGAATGCCTGACCCCGGGTTAA
- a CDS encoding M48 family metallopeptidase, translating to MNKTLVVSALSAALLLAGCQSVNTTSGGAVGVERKQYMFSMLSSQEVDQMYAQSYQKTVGEASSKGVLDKTSPEAKRVQAIANRLIAQAPNFRPDAAQWQWEVNLIKSDELNANCGPGGKIIFYTGLIDSLKLTDDEIAAVMGHEIAHALREHGREAMSKAYGIEMAKQGAGALLGLGQDSLALADTVANYGMTLPNSRANENEADLIGLELAARAGYNPNAAITLWNKMSKASEGAPPEFMSTHPASSSRIASLQAAIPKVMPLYEKAPKS from the coding sequence ATGAACAAGACATTGGTTGTAAGTGCACTGAGCGCAGCGCTGTTGCTGGCCGGTTGTCAGTCGGTCAACACCACCAGCGGCGGAGCCGTCGGTGTGGAGCGCAAGCAGTACATGTTCAGCATGCTGTCCTCGCAAGAGGTCGACCAGATGTATGCCCAGTCCTATCAGAAGACCGTCGGCGAGGCGTCGAGCAAAGGCGTGCTGGACAAGACCAGCCCGGAGGCCAAGCGGGTTCAGGCGATTGCCAACCGGCTGATCGCCCAGGCACCGAACTTCCGCCCGGATGCGGCGCAGTGGCAGTGGGAAGTCAATCTGATCAAGAGCGACGAGCTCAACGCCAACTGCGGGCCTGGCGGCAAGATCATTTTCTACACCGGGCTGATCGATAGCCTGAAACTGACTGACGATGAAATCGCGGCGGTCATGGGCCATGAAATCGCCCACGCCCTGCGCGAGCACGGTCGTGAGGCGATGTCCAAAGCCTATGGCATTGAAATGGCCAAACAGGGTGCAGGTGCGTTGCTCGGTCTGGGTCAGGACAGCCTGGCGCTGGCCGACACCGTGGCCAATTACGGCATGACCTTGCCCAACAGCCGCGCCAACGAAAACGAAGCCGACCTGATCGGCCTGGAACTGGCCGCCCGCGCCGGGTACAACCCGAATGCGGCGATCACCTTGTGGAACAAGATGAGCAAGGCTTCGGAAGGCGCACCGCCGGAGTTCATGAGCACCCACCCGGCCTCGTCCAGCCGGATCGCCTCGCTGCAGGCGGCGATTCCAAAAGTCATGCCGCTGTACGAGAAAGCGCCGAAGTCCTAA
- a CDS encoding 2-hydroxyacid dehydrogenase, translating into MTNPRRAVFLDHPSLDLGDLDLSPLRACFSDLQLFAQTAPDQVAERLHGASVAITNKIRIDAAAMAANPDLQLILITATGTNNVDLDAARAHGITVCNCQGYGTPSVAQHTIMLLLNLATRLADYQKAVGEGRWQQARQFCLLDYPIVELEGKTLGLLGHGELGGAVARLAEAFGMRVLLGQIPGRPARPDRLPLNELLPQIDALTLHCPLNEHTRHFIGARELAAMKPGAFVVNTARGGLIDEQAFADALRNGHLGGAATDVLSVEPPVNGNPLLAADIPRLIVTPHNAWGSREARQRIVGQLTENAQAFFSGKALRVVS; encoded by the coding sequence ATGACGAACCCGCGCCGCGCCGTATTCCTCGATCACCCGTCACTGGATCTCGGCGATCTCGACCTCAGCCCGTTGCGCGCCTGCTTCAGCGACCTGCAACTGTTCGCCCAGACTGCGCCTGATCAAGTCGCCGAACGCCTGCACGGGGCCAGCGTGGCGATCACCAACAAGATCCGCATCGACGCCGCCGCGATGGCCGCCAACCCGGATCTGCAACTGATCCTGATCACCGCCACCGGCACCAACAACGTCGATCTGGACGCGGCTCGCGCCCACGGCATCACCGTGTGCAACTGTCAGGGTTACGGCACGCCGTCGGTGGCGCAACACACGATCATGCTGCTGCTCAACCTCGCCACCCGTCTCGCGGATTATCAAAAAGCGGTCGGCGAAGGTCGCTGGCAGCAGGCCAGACAGTTCTGCCTGCTCGACTATCCGATCGTCGAACTGGAGGGCAAAACCCTCGGCCTGCTTGGTCATGGCGAACTCGGCGGTGCGGTCGCGCGACTGGCCGAAGCATTTGGCATGCGTGTATTGCTCGGACAGATTCCGGGCCGCCCGGCGCGGCCGGACCGTCTGCCGCTGAACGAATTGCTGCCGCAGATCGACGCCCTGACCCTGCACTGTCCGCTCAACGAACACACCCGGCACTTCATCGGCGCCCGCGAGCTGGCGGCGATGAAACCCGGCGCCTTTGTGGTCAACACCGCTCGCGGTGGTTTGATCGACGAGCAAGCCTTCGCCGACGCGTTGCGCAACGGTCACCTTGGCGGCGCCGCCACCGACGTGCTCAGCGTCGAACCGCCGGTCAACGGCAATCCGCTGCTGGCCGCCGACATTCCACGGCTGATCGTCACTCCGCACAACGCCTGGGGCAGTCGCGAAGCGCGGCAACGCATCGTCGGCCAATTGACCGAAAACGCCCAGGCATTCTTCAGCGGTAAAGCGCTGCGGGTCGTCAGTTGA